In Populus nigra chromosome 1, ddPopNigr1.1, whole genome shotgun sequence, one genomic interval encodes:
- the LOC133703038 gene encoding putative pentatricopeptide repeat-containing protein At3g01580, with product MDISLCFKPRSPSLIPKQTNINTDPKRDWNAIMKNHARLKNDHAILSTYTQMESFGIAPNNTTLPLIFKACSRLNDVERGRRVHSSIQGTNLIKDVRVGTAVVDFYCKCGLLEEANQLFGKMTQRDLVLWNAMIYGFVGCGFYGEAIGLFRKMKSEGFELNSRTLVALILACEGLLELRLGKEIHGYWLRNGYFDCHPHVGTALIGFYLNFDVRVSSLVFDLMVMRSEVSWNAMITGFLDSGDSVKALELFVRMLEDGVKTDLVTILVVVQACAEFGYLKLGMQIHQMAIKFSYSNDLFIVNALLNMYSKISSSELARKLFDITTVRDAALWNSMISAYIEYGCYEEASDVFNRMREEISPDERTIVVMLSLCRELDDGLKKGKSLHAHACKSGMRMDVSIGNAFLIMYTDLNCVEAARKVFSVMSDVDVISYNTLILALASAHLRGEAWELFQIMQASQVEPNSHTMISLLAACGDETCLKIGRSIHGFSIKHGFEINLPLNTALTDMYINCGDEPKARSLFEACLARDLISWNAMISSYIKHNQSNEALLFFNRMISEVEPNVITILNVLSTCTDLANLPQGRCLHGYAIRRFSPSDSNLSLANAIITMYTRCGSMLTAEKIFKSLPKRNIISWNAMITGYGTHGRSYDAIIAFKQMLEEGFQPNEVTFLSVLSACRHAGMIEQGLELFYSMVQDFKMIPALEHYGCVVDLLGRGGCLDEAREFINSMPIEPDASVWRALLSACRFHSNPKLASAIFENLVKLEPTNAGNYVLLSNIYAEAGHWSEVRQIRTFLKEKGLRKPPGTSWIIVRDQSHSFTAADTSHPQSDKIYANLNSLLTLIRESGYVTGFYLVFHDEED from the coding sequence ATGGACATTTCTCTCTGTTTTAAACCTCGAAGCCCTTCTCTTATACCCAAACAAACCAACATCAACACAGACCCTAAAAGGGACTGGAATGCAATCATGAAAAACCACGCCAGGCTCAAAAATGACCATGCCATTCTTTCTACATATACCCAAATGGAATCTTTTGGCATTGCACCAAATAACACAACCCTGCCTCTCATTTTCAAGGCCTGTTCGAGGCTCAATGACGTTGAGAGAGGCAGAAGGGTGCATTCTAGTATTCAGGGTACTAACTTGATCAAAGATGTTCGAGTTGGGACAGCTGTTGTTGATTTCTATTGCAAATGTGGATTGCTTGAAGAAGCTAACCAACTGTTTGGTAAAATGACTCAGAGAGATTTGGTTTTGTGGAATGCAATGATATATGGGTTTGTGGGCTGTGGTTTTTATGGGGAGGCAATTGGATTGTTCAGAAAGATGAAAAGTGAGGGTTTTGAACTAAATTCACGTACTTTGGTGGCATTGATTTTGGCGTGTGAGGGGTTATTAGAATTGAGGTTAGGGAAGGAGATACATGGGTATTGGTTGAGGAATGGATATTTTGATTGTCATCCTCATGTGGGTACTGCTTTGATTGGGTtctatttgaattttgatgtgaGAGTTTCGAGTCTTGTGTTTGATTTGATGGTTATGAGAAGTGAAGTGAGTTGGAACGCAATGATTACTGGGTTTCTTGATTCAGGGGATTCGGTGAAAGCTTTGGAGCTTTTTGTTCGGATGCTAGAGGATGGGGTTAAGACTGATTTGGTTACCATACTGGTCGTGGTTCAGGCGTGTGCAGAATTTGGATATCTCAAACTGGGGATGCAAATTCATCAAATGGCTATTAAATTTAGCTATAGTAATGATTTGTTCATAGTAAATGCATTGCTGAACATGTATAGTAAGATATCAAGTTCAGAATTAGCACGCAAGTTATTTGATATCACTACAGTTCGTGATGCTGCCCTGTGGAATTCTATGATTTCTGCCTACATTGAATATGGATGCTATGAAGAAGCTAGTGATGTTTTTAATAGAATGCGAGAAGAAATAAGCCCCGATGAAAGAACTATTGTTGTTATGCTTTCTTTGTGTAGAGAGTTAGATGATGGCTtgaaaaagggtaaaagctTACATGCTCATGCATGCAAGAGTGGAATGAGGATGGATGTTTCTATTGGAAATGCGTTTTTGATCATGTACACAGATCTAAATTGTGTTGAAGCTGCACGGAAGGTTTTCAGTGTGATGAGTGATGTAGATGTCATCTCATATAACACTTTGATCTTGGCACTGGCCAGTGCCCATTTGAGGGGTGAGGCTTGGGAattatttcaaatcatgcaaGCATCTCAAGTGGAACCAAACTCTCACACAATGATCTCTCTTCTTGCTGCTTGTGGAGATGAAACATGTCTAAAAATAGGACGGTCCATCCATGGTTTTTCAATAAAGCatggttttgaaataaatctaCCCTTGAACACTGCGCTCACTGATATGTACATAAACTGTGGTGATGAACCGAAAGCTAGAAGTCTTTTTGAGGCCTGTCTCGCTAGAGATTTGATATCGTGGAATGCTATGATTTCCAGTTACATTAAACACAACCAAAGCAATgaagctttgttatttttcaatcgTATGATTTCAGAGGTGGAACCTAACGTGATCACAATCTTAAATGTTCTCTCAACATGTACTGACCTCGCCAATCTGCCTCAAGGCCGGTGCCTGCATGGTTATGCCATACGGAGGTTTTCCCCTTCTGATTCAAATTTGTCTCTTGCAAATGCTATAATAACAATGTACACAAGATGTGGTAGCATGCTAACTGCTGAAAAGATCTTTAAAAGCTTACCAAAGAGAAACATCATCTCTTGGAATGCCATGATAACCGGCTATGGTACACATGGTCGTAGTTATGATGCCATCATTGCCTTCAAGCAGATGTTAGAAGAAGGTTTCCAGCCAAATGAAGTGACTTTCTTATCTGTACTATCTGCTTGTCGCCATGCTGGCATGATAGAGCAGGGTTTGGAGCTCTTTTATTCCATGGTTCAGGATTTCAAGATGATTCCTGCGCTTGAACATTATGGCTGTGTAGTTGATCTACTTGGTCGTGGCGGATGCTTAGATGAAGCTAGAGAATTTATCAATTCTATGCCTATTGAACCAGATGCATCAGTGTGGAGAGCACTGCTCAGTGCTTGTCGATTTCATTCTAACCCAAAACTAGCTTCTGCCATTTTTGAAAACCTTGTCAAGTTAGAACCAACAAATGCAGGAAATTATGTTTTGCTATCCAATATATATGCTGAAGCAGGTCATTGGTCAGAGGTAAGACAAATAAGAACATTTCTCAAAGAGAAGGGTTTAAGAAAGCCACCAGGAACTAGTTGGATCATCGTAAGGGATCAGAGTCACTCTTTTACCGCTGCAGATACATCACACCCTCAATCTGACAAAATTTATGCAAATTTGAATTCTTTG